From the Verrucomicrobiota bacterium genome, the window TGGAGCTGGATATGCGCTCGGTGCTGGGCAAGATTGCGGAGTCGCTGGAGGGGACGATCTCGCTGGATGTGGAGGGGGTGACGGAGCAGTTCACGGTGTTGTCGGAGGACCATGCGCGCGTGGACAGCGCCGTGTGGCAGCAGGCCGCCCGCGCCATTAACCACCAGGAGCGGCTGCAGATGGAATACCGGCGGTTTGACGGGGTGACGGGGAGCTATACGCTGGAGCCGTACCACCTGGTGGCGTACCACGGGAACTGGTACCTGGTGGCCAGGAATGCCGCGGCCAACAAGCTGGAGACCTTTGCGTTGTCGCGGTGTCTGGCCCTCCGGGGGGCGGGGGAGTATTTTGTGCGGCCGAAGGATTTTGACGCGAAGGTTTTTTTGAAAACTGGCTTTGGCATCACGCAGGCCGAGCAGCCGTGGCAGGTCCGGCTGCTGTTTTCGCGGCAGGTGGCCACGTACATCCGGGAACGCCAGTGGCACGCCAGCCAGCGGATGATCGAACGGCGGGATGGCCGCCTGGAACTGCGCCTGGAAACGTCCGGGCGCAAGGAGTTGACGCGGT encodes:
- a CDS encoding WYL domain-containing protein, producing MKAVTRPQYHRIRRMLELIREGTRSGQLPNRGDFCRELEISARTAARDLDFLRDELRAPVAYEAAGNGYRLTALTFALPPVQLTRQEVFSFSVARKLLERFEGTPLELDMRSVLGKIAESLEGTISLDVEGVTEQFTVLSEDHARVDSAVWQQAARAINHQERLQMEYRRFDGVTGSYTLEPYHLVAYHGNWYLVARNAAANKLETFALSRCLALRGAGEYFVRPKDFDAKVFLKTGFGITQAEQPWQVRLLFSRQVATYIRERQWHASQRMIERRDGRLELRLETSGRKELTRWILSWMPEVKVLAPRELKARVKARLKAGIKRQG